The following are encoded together in the Dyella terrae genome:
- a CDS encoding helix-turn-helix domain-containing protein yields the protein MAIVVRLDVMLAKRKIRSNELASAVGITEANLSLLKSGKVKGIRFATLEAICRYLSCQPGDLLEFQPDEDESA from the coding sequence ATGGCCATCGTCGTGCGTCTCGATGTGATGCTAGCCAAGCGGAAAATTCGCTCGAACGAATTGGCGAGCGCCGTGGGTATCACCGAAGCCAATCTGTCCTTGCTGAAATCGGGAAAGGTCAAAGGCATCCGCTTCGCGACGCTAGAGGCCATCTGCCGTTATCTCTCCTGCCAGCCGGGAGATCTGCTCGAGTTTCAACCTGACGAAGACGAGTCCGCGTAG
- a CDS encoding DUF2975 domain-containing protein, with translation MNLSSLKPRIAQWSHRIRCGSKAEAPLWRSVNDAPPTPWQAPPTAPLLKLLFYDNLFLRHSGASRARTMTQSPVRSRGAEPVDATTGIRPDARLIQRGKFIAGAAAVCLVLVLLIDIAAIAVVTLRMGDLAGLTKGGFSFVLNPWMKEALPTTFVPITHFAVWQSCLAAVLLAIRLAPGLVALWHFFSLFRMYGKGLVFTERNAGHVRGMAWALLAYAVAPLLTHATLYVAGMSAVAFKFEIRQIDALVTGIVLFALSYVVSFGCDIDREREGFI, from the coding sequence ATGAACCTGTCCTCGCTAAAACCACGCATTGCCCAGTGGAGTCATCGCATCCGCTGTGGATCGAAAGCGGAGGCCCCCTTGTGGCGCTCGGTTAATGATGCACCGCCCACGCCTTGGCAAGCACCCCCTACGGCACCCTTGCTGAAATTATTGTTTTACGATAATTTATTTCTGCGCCATAGTGGTGCCAGCCGAGCAAGAACCATGACTCAAAGTCCGGTGCGATCCCGTGGCGCAGAACCCGTGGATGCCACTACAGGCATTCGACCCGATGCTCGGCTTATCCAGCGCGGCAAGTTCATTGCCGGCGCGGCGGCTGTTTGCCTGGTACTCGTTCTGCTGATCGATATCGCAGCCATAGCAGTGGTCACGCTCCGCATGGGTGATCTGGCGGGCCTGACCAAGGGCGGGTTTTCCTTTGTGCTCAACCCTTGGATGAAAGAAGCATTGCCGACCACGTTCGTGCCAATCACTCATTTCGCGGTCTGGCAATCCTGCCTGGCGGCGGTGCTGTTGGCGATCCGGCTTGCCCCAGGGCTGGTAGCGCTCTGGCATTTTTTCAGCTTGTTTCGCATGTATGGCAAAGGGCTTGTCTTCACCGAACGCAACGCCGGGCATGTCCGAGGCATGGCTTGGGCGTTGCTCGCCTACGCTGTTGCTCCATTGCTCACTCACGCCACTTTGTACGTGGCCGGCATGAGCGCGGTGGCTTTCAAGTTTGAGATCCGGCAGATCGACGCACTGGTGACCGGCATCGTCCTTTTCGCACTGAGCTACGTCGTTTCCTTTGGTTGCGACATCGATCGCGAGCGCGAAGGTTTCATTTGA
- a CDS encoding TetR/AcrR family transcriptional regulator — protein sequence MNTSKPDQPGLRDRKKAATRQAISDVATRLFVEHGFDNVSVDDIAREADVARKTVFNYFARKEDLIFDREEETRALVRAAVVGRGKQLPVHAFQALMRGLLEGRHPLLRISKRTDQFWRTVAESAALTTRARELQVTLADDLAVMLCDAVGKPHVDPDARLAAAMLMDTMVIAYGEALRAFRGKQKPEAAFGGVMERGFVGVNAAFAGTPYA from the coding sequence ATGAACACCAGCAAGCCAGATCAGCCGGGGCTCCGTGACCGCAAGAAGGCAGCAACGCGCCAGGCGATTTCCGACGTCGCCACGCGCCTGTTTGTCGAACACGGTTTCGACAACGTGTCGGTCGATGACATAGCGCGCGAAGCGGACGTCGCGCGGAAGACCGTGTTCAACTACTTCGCGCGCAAGGAGGACCTGATCTTTGACCGCGAGGAAGAAACGCGTGCCTTGGTACGCGCGGCGGTTGTTGGTCGCGGCAAGCAGTTACCCGTTCACGCATTCCAGGCGTTGATGCGCGGACTGCTGGAAGGGCGGCATCCACTGTTGCGGATCTCGAAACGCACAGACCAGTTCTGGCGTACCGTCGCCGAAAGCGCGGCACTGACCACGCGCGCCCGCGAGCTTCAGGTAACGCTCGCCGATGATCTCGCCGTCATGCTGTGCGACGCCGTGGGCAAGCCGCACGTGGACCCTGACGCACGCCTCGCCGCAGCCATGTTGATGGACACCATGGTGATTGCGTACGGCGAAGCACTTCGCGCCTTTCGCGGAAAGCAAAAGCCCGAAGCGGCGTTCGGGGGCGTGATGGAGCGTGGTTTTGTCGGCGTCAACGCGGCTTTCGCCGGGACACCCTATGCCTGA
- a CDS encoding TonB-dependent receptor plug domain-containing protein codes for MPRPAPTPAPTVKRLHRRAIAIAVGITLSASAWAQTSSPSTGDIPAGAQDQSVAPTDTNNDKKSVKQLDQVVVTGSRIPRSDLEGPSPVTVITAADIDAKGYRNAFDAISQATQNTGITTGQDFGSTFTPAGSFVSLRGLGPNHTLVLVNGHRLAEYPVAYNGEVNAVNLANIPSEFIERIEITDAGASAIYGSDAIAGVVNIILKQHYDGTDINVRTGGTQGGGGANQRLQLTQGINAGKLSGLVGLELNHVQPLTFGDRNLSASYTRGALDPTTSVPSVASIRDPISGGYITPPNGACSGLSGLMGGSVGLATSNDPNRPGTYCGSDRYYNDGTIGAGKRQASAFASLHYALNDHTSLYGDFLADDTKVTSTLIGPPSWGTSTVVGPFWDANTGQLENLQRTIAPDEGIGLSAYNHVYLERSWTASLGAKGSFGDSRWQYDANFTTSHYSSDQTRYRLLSNVDSFFLGSQIGTQNVSGTPFPVYAPNLSKLYSPLSAQDYSSIAASSTSKNTSWTQSASLVVNGPLFELPNGDFNVAALAELGDQGYRNNPDPRIDEGYFWGTSSADGSQGTRRNQAVGVEFNAPVLKSLTVSGAARYDRFHFAGNAIGKPTYNLGLEYRPIDGLLVRGSYATSFRAPDMNYIFSNQTLGYQPGMTDYYLCRQGGQPYGSCDQVFDINYTQSGNRNLKPEEARSFTYGLVWSPTQNLDLSVDYYHIAITNEVTDLSVDQLLRTDADCLEGKTLAGTTVDPQSALCRDATTRVHRNAPNALVNPNYVTSVDINPINAANEHTSGLDATADIRWGERFGRFDFKLNYTTVFDHKYEQFTGDAVQDDLSIAYQNEWRSKIDGTLSWRLNAWSATINGIRYGRIPQLDQTAYRTPYTLFNTSVGYQVNKQTSVSLIVNNIANRFPVDRTGGWPNYPSSTYDIYGRQWWIELDYHFGQKS; via the coding sequence ATGCCACGACCAGCCCCAACACCTGCGCCGACGGTGAAGCGACTCCATCGACGTGCGATAGCCATCGCCGTTGGTATCACGCTTTCTGCCTCTGCATGGGCGCAGACGAGCTCGCCATCCACGGGTGATATCCCCGCTGGCGCGCAAGACCAGTCGGTAGCGCCGACGGATACGAACAACGATAAGAAGTCGGTCAAACAGCTCGATCAAGTGGTCGTTACCGGCTCACGTATTCCGCGCTCGGACTTGGAAGGACCATCGCCGGTCACTGTGATTACGGCCGCCGACATTGACGCCAAGGGCTATCGGAATGCGTTCGACGCCATTTCGCAGGCTACGCAGAACACGGGCATCACCACCGGACAGGACTTCGGCAGTACGTTCACACCGGCTGGCAGCTTCGTCAGCCTTCGCGGCCTGGGTCCAAACCACACATTGGTGCTGGTCAATGGTCATCGCCTCGCGGAGTATCCCGTCGCGTACAACGGCGAAGTGAACGCAGTCAATCTCGCCAATATCCCCTCAGAGTTCATCGAGCGGATTGAGATCACGGATGCGGGTGCCTCTGCCATTTACGGTTCCGATGCCATCGCTGGCGTCGTCAACATCATCCTCAAGCAGCACTATGACGGCACCGATATCAACGTGCGCACGGGCGGAACCCAAGGTGGCGGCGGCGCAAACCAACGTCTTCAGCTGACCCAGGGCATCAATGCCGGTAAGTTGAGCGGCCTCGTCGGCCTGGAGCTCAATCATGTGCAGCCGCTAACGTTTGGCGACCGGAACCTGAGTGCTTCGTATACGCGTGGCGCACTTGATCCCACCACATCGGTTCCTTCGGTGGCTTCGATTCGCGACCCCATCTCCGGGGGCTATATCACTCCACCAAACGGCGCATGTTCGGGGCTATCCGGCCTGATGGGCGGAAGTGTGGGTCTCGCCACCAGCAACGACCCCAATCGGCCCGGCACCTATTGCGGAAGCGATCGCTATTACAACGACGGCACGATCGGCGCCGGAAAGCGGCAGGCATCGGCCTTTGCTTCGCTTCACTACGCGCTCAACGATCACACCTCACTCTATGGCGACTTTCTTGCCGATGACACGAAAGTCACCAGCACGCTGATCGGTCCGCCCTCGTGGGGAACCTCGACGGTTGTTGGTCCGTTCTGGGATGCGAACACGGGCCAACTGGAGAACTTGCAGCGCACGATTGCCCCGGATGAGGGCATTGGCCTCAGTGCCTACAATCACGTCTACCTGGAGCGGTCGTGGACGGCCTCGCTCGGCGCCAAGGGAAGCTTTGGTGATAGCCGCTGGCAGTACGACGCCAACTTCACGACGTCCCATTACAGCAGCGACCAGACCAGGTATCGCCTGCTGAGCAATGTGGATTCGTTCTTCCTTGGCTCGCAGATCGGTACGCAGAATGTCAGCGGTACGCCATTCCCGGTCTATGCGCCGAACCTGTCGAAGCTCTACAGCCCGCTATCCGCGCAGGATTACTCCTCCATCGCCGCGTCCAGCACGAGCAAGAATACGTCGTGGACGCAATCCGCCAGCCTGGTCGTGAATGGCCCGTTGTTTGAGTTGCCCAATGGCGATTTCAATGTCGCCGCGTTGGCTGAGCTAGGGGATCAGGGCTATCGAAACAATCCCGATCCTCGCATCGACGAGGGGTATTTCTGGGGGACGTCGAGTGCCGATGGCTCGCAGGGAACGCGTCGCAACCAAGCCGTTGGCGTCGAGTTCAATGCGCCCGTGCTGAAGTCGTTGACCGTGTCTGGCGCGGCTCGCTATGACCGCTTCCATTTTGCAGGCAATGCGATTGGCAAACCGACCTATAACCTGGGCCTGGAGTACCGTCCGATCGATGGCCTGCTGGTACGCGGAAGCTACGCGACCAGCTTCCGCGCCCCGGACATGAACTACATCTTCTCCAACCAGACGCTCGGCTATCAACCGGGTATGACCGACTACTATCTGTGCCGCCAGGGTGGCCAGCCGTACGGTAGTTGCGATCAGGTCTTCGACATCAACTATACCCAGAGCGGTAACCGGAACCTGAAACCGGAGGAGGCGCGCTCCTTCACTTATGGGCTTGTCTGGTCGCCCACGCAGAACCTCGATCTTTCGGTCGACTACTACCACATCGCCATCACCAACGAAGTCACTGATCTCAGCGTCGACCAGCTTCTACGGACGGACGCCGACTGCCTGGAAGGAAAGACACTGGCTGGCACGACTGTCGATCCGCAATCCGCGCTATGCCGAGATGCCACCACACGCGTGCATAGAAATGCGCCCAACGCGCTGGTGAACCCCAACTATGTAACGTCGGTCGACATCAATCCCATCAATGCCGCCAACGAACACACCAGTGGCCTTGATGCGACCGCAGATATCCGATGGGGCGAGCGCTTTGGTCGCTTCGATTTCAAACTGAACTACACCACGGTCTTTGATCACAAGTACGAGCAGTTCACTGGGGACGCTGTGCAGGACGACCTGAGCATCGCCTACCAGAACGAATGGCGAAGCAAGATCGATGGAACACTGAGTTGGCGACTCAATGCTTGGTCGGCAACGATCAACGGCATCCGCTATGGCCGTATTCCGCAGCTCGACCAAACGGCGTACCGGACGCCTTACACGCTGTTCAATACGAGCGTCGGCTATCAGGTGAACAAGCAGACCTCGGTGTCCCTGATCGTCAACAACATCGCCAATCGATTCCCTGTCGACAGGACAGGCGGCTGGCCCAACTATCCGTCCAGCACGTACGACATCTACGGGCGGCAGTGGTGGATTGAGCTCGACTATCACTTCGGACAGAAGTCGTAA
- a CDS encoding pepsin/retropepsin-like aspartic protease family protein has translation MTALAAVPLTPGGNGHLLVPAFIDGKGPYPVILDTGADISGVYAWFAKQQHLTPGPSEVIDGMTGSASIPTYALKRIEVDGRALVNVTVDSYPDRHDVERQVGVVGNDLMDGSVAVFDFPCSQVHIWPKPVDMATLLSPKARMLQAGVVKNGTQLTFDVTVHGVHGVAVLDTGSRDTRINSLFVRAAGLDPASSTFHDSETIYGANSKGMPSRKGPIGTVGFAGLEASNVQARVMDLPVFNTFGIGNGPAMIFGLDIMQGYRLVYDHDAKQFWFDESTCTPEHVTSR, from the coding sequence TTGACTGCTCTTGCCGCCGTGCCGCTGACACCGGGCGGCAATGGGCACTTGCTCGTGCCCGCTTTTATCGATGGAAAGGGACCTTACCCCGTTATTCTGGATACGGGCGCCGATATCTCCGGTGTGTACGCCTGGTTTGCCAAACAACAACATCTGACGCCAGGCCCGTCGGAGGTCATCGACGGGATGACCGGCTCGGCAAGCATCCCGACCTATGCCCTGAAACGCATTGAGGTCGACGGGCGCGCGCTGGTGAATGTCACGGTGGACAGCTACCCCGATCGCCACGATGTCGAACGCCAAGTAGGCGTTGTTGGCAATGATTTGATGGATGGGAGCGTCGCCGTTTTCGATTTCCCATGCAGCCAGGTGCATATCTGGCCCAAGCCCGTGGACATGGCGACCTTGCTTTCACCCAAGGCCCGCATGCTGCAAGCTGGTGTGGTCAAGAACGGTACGCAGCTGACTTTTGATGTCACGGTTCATGGCGTACACGGCGTTGCCGTACTTGATACGGGTTCTCGCGACACGCGAATCAACAGCCTTTTCGTTCGCGCTGCAGGTCTAGACCCCGCCTCGTCGACGTTCCACGATAGCGAAACAATCTACGGCGCAAATTCCAAAGGGATGCCATCCCGCAAGGGGCCGATTGGAACCGTGGGTTTCGCCGGCCTCGAAGCATCCAACGTACAGGCGCGCGTGATGGATCTGCCTGTGTTCAACACATTTGGCATAGGTAACGGGCCGGCCATGATCTTCGGCCTGGACATCATGCAAGGCTACCGATTGGTCTACGACCACGACGCCAAGCAATTCTGGTTTGATGAGTCGACGTGCACACCGGAGCACGTGACCAGCCGCTAG
- a CDS encoding WD40/YVTN/BNR-like repeat-containing protein, protein MPNDVPFSRIAMPARKTLSWAVLALACLHGSAIASDAPLTPQAGSHWQKLPTEPYKGKQDDIYFVNKDVGFYVNGKGNIWRSTDGGRSWQNVLKQPGTYFRAIGMVDAQHGFAGNIGTGYYPGVTDSTPLYETTDGGEHWHAVTNIPGPAMQGVCGIDILHPDGAAQSDSSTVIHAAGRVMGPARLLSSLDGGKTWTNTDMTPWIAMIVDVKFFDSKNGVIYGGSDADLAKSHAVIITTHDGGVHWTRVYESKRQSELIWKGSFATRRVGYATIQNYDTDVKATQRWLAKTTDGGKTWKELPLVDDKEVTEFGVGFANADLGWVGTTKGGFETTDGGAHWAHVDMGRVINKFRILPDGQHFTAYAIGSDVYKYTSEALPAVPEAAATVKVDKP, encoded by the coding sequence ATGCCCAACGACGTCCCGTTCTCCCGTATCGCCATGCCAGCCCGCAAGACACTGTCATGGGCGGTGCTGGCGCTTGCATGCCTTCACGGTAGCGCCATCGCTAGCGATGCCCCATTGACTCCACAGGCGGGAAGCCATTGGCAGAAGCTGCCGACCGAGCCATACAAGGGAAAGCAGGACGACATTTACTTCGTGAATAAGGACGTCGGCTTTTACGTCAACGGCAAAGGCAACATTTGGCGAAGCACCGACGGCGGCCGTAGCTGGCAGAACGTCCTCAAGCAGCCGGGCACCTACTTCCGCGCCATCGGCATGGTCGATGCGCAGCACGGATTCGCCGGGAACATCGGTACGGGCTACTACCCGGGCGTCACGGATAGCACGCCGCTTTACGAGACCACCGATGGCGGCGAGCACTGGCACGCCGTGACCAACATCCCCGGGCCCGCCATGCAGGGTGTCTGCGGCATCGACATTCTCCATCCCGATGGCGCAGCGCAAAGCGACTCGTCCACGGTCATCCATGCGGCGGGACGCGTGATGGGCCCGGCCCGGTTGCTGAGCTCGCTGGATGGCGGAAAGACCTGGACCAACACGGACATGACGCCGTGGATCGCCATGATCGTGGACGTCAAATTTTTCGACAGCAAGAACGGCGTGATCTACGGCGGCTCGGACGCAGACCTGGCCAAGTCACACGCCGTGATCATCACCACGCACGATGGTGGAGTTCATTGGACGCGCGTCTACGAATCGAAGCGGCAGTCCGAACTGATCTGGAAAGGGTCCTTCGCGACGCGGCGCGTGGGCTACGCCACCATCCAGAACTACGACACGGATGTAAAAGCGACCCAACGCTGGCTTGCAAAAACCACCGACGGCGGCAAGACATGGAAAGAACTGCCCTTGGTGGACGACAAGGAAGTCACCGAGTTCGGCGTGGGCTTCGCGAATGCTGATCTTGGCTGGGTAGGTACCACCAAGGGCGGCTTCGAGACGACGGACGGTGGCGCGCACTGGGCGCACGTGGACATGGGGCGCGTGATCAACAAGTTCCGCATTCTTCCTGATGGCCAGCACTTCACCGCCTATGCCATTGGCTCAGACGTCTACAAGTACACCAGCGAAGCGCTGCCCGCCGTCCCCGAGGCGGCCGCGACCGTCAAGGTCGACAAGCCGTAA